Proteins co-encoded in one Myxococcus xanthus genomic window:
- a CDS encoding DUF1552 domain-containing protein → MAPSTARAQASGAKPPLRFVGMFHSAGVVPNQWFPTTEGANYALTPTLSPLAPVKDDVLVLSGMRLGAWDYYERTHEGGFWMMLTASERIVAGSTDSIDQVIARATSAQVRVPALTLSVENNGYYNPGYRDANGDGFIDPKTSSYDDTQDHCSGEDHCMVTFSRGRRLPNVYNPRVIFDRLFGSLPAEGPTDAERRLWMYRRSVLDRMTGQAKALQAKVGQADKLRLDEYLTGIREIEVAIQKAEQGAPAAACTTGARPVGIPMDGTAYANLMCDLIVKSFECDATRVATLMLGMCVSPMMFTVNGRAFSHHGDASHHGNDPVKLAAKVEIDRWQVARFAHLVQRLKAVPEGEGTLLDNVAVFYSSDISHSDWHNHYDMPVLLAGRAGGAIRPGRHMRAQGKRCGDVLLSILQAFEIPRGTFGPLAQGPLAGLA, encoded by the coding sequence ATGGCTCCCTCAACGGCACGCGCGCAAGCGTCCGGTGCGAAGCCGCCGCTGCGCTTCGTGGGCATGTTCCACTCCGCGGGCGTCGTCCCGAACCAATGGTTTCCGACGACCGAAGGCGCGAACTACGCGCTGACGCCCACGCTGTCCCCGCTGGCCCCGGTGAAGGATGACGTCCTGGTGCTGAGCGGCATGCGGCTGGGCGCGTGGGACTACTATGAGCGCACGCACGAAGGCGGCTTCTGGATGATGCTCACCGCGTCCGAGCGCATCGTCGCGGGCAGCACGGACTCCATCGATCAGGTGATCGCGCGCGCCACGTCGGCCCAGGTGCGCGTGCCGGCGCTCACGCTGAGCGTGGAGAACAACGGCTACTACAACCCCGGCTACCGCGACGCGAACGGGGATGGCTTCATCGACCCGAAGACGTCGTCCTATGACGACACGCAGGACCATTGCAGCGGCGAGGACCACTGCATGGTGACGTTTTCCCGCGGCCGGCGGCTGCCCAACGTCTACAACCCACGCGTCATCTTCGACCGGCTCTTCGGTTCGCTTCCAGCCGAAGGACCCACGGACGCGGAGCGGCGCCTCTGGATGTACCGGCGCAGCGTGCTTGACCGGATGACGGGCCAGGCGAAGGCGCTCCAGGCGAAGGTGGGCCAGGCGGACAAGCTCCGGCTGGACGAGTACCTCACGGGCATCCGCGAAATCGAGGTCGCCATCCAGAAGGCAGAGCAGGGTGCTCCGGCCGCCGCGTGCACCACGGGCGCCCGGCCCGTGGGCATCCCCATGGATGGCACGGCCTACGCCAACCTGATGTGCGACCTCATCGTGAAGTCCTTCGAGTGCGACGCCACCCGCGTCGCCACGCTGATGCTCGGCATGTGCGTCAGCCCGATGATGTTCACCGTCAACGGCCGGGCCTTCTCCCACCACGGCGATGCCTCCCACCACGGTAACGATCCGGTGAAGCTGGCGGCCAAGGTGGAGATCGACCGGTGGCAGGTGGCCCGCTTCGCGCACCTGGTGCAACGGCTGAAGGCGGTGCCGGAGGGGGAGGGCACGCTGCTCGACAACGTGGCGGTGTTCTACTCGAGCGACATCTCGCACAGTGACTGGCACAACCACTACGACATGCCGGTGCTGCTCGCGGGGCGCGCGGGCGGAGCCATCCGGCCGGGCCGGCACATGCGGGCACAAGGCAAGCGGTGTGGAG
- the tesB gene encoding acyl-CoA thioesterase II, producing MSRVLDELLALLKLEKIEENLFRGRSQDLGFRQLFGGQVLGQALSAGSQTVPAGRHVHSLHGYFLRPGDATLPVVYTVDRVRDGGSITTRRVVAVQKGEPILTMIASFHGDEEGFAHQAPMPEVPGPEALASEQELLSRVSARIPEALREKFLGEKPIEIRPVAPEDPFNPEAQAPIKHVWFRANGDLPEDPQVHRYVLAYASDFNLISTALLPHAASFFQPRILGASLDHALWFHGDLKVSDWLLYSMDSPWAGNARGLSRGSVYTRDGRLVASVAQEGLLRIRKPTA from the coding sequence ATGAGCCGAGTCCTGGATGAGCTGTTGGCGCTCCTTAAACTGGAGAAAATCGAGGAAAATCTGTTTCGTGGCCGGAGTCAAGACCTGGGGTTCCGCCAGCTCTTCGGCGGCCAGGTGCTGGGGCAGGCGTTGTCCGCGGGCAGCCAGACGGTGCCCGCCGGCCGGCATGTCCACTCCCTGCACGGCTACTTCCTGCGCCCGGGCGACGCGACGCTTCCAGTCGTCTACACGGTGGACCGGGTGCGGGACGGCGGCAGCATCACCACGCGCCGCGTCGTGGCCGTGCAGAAGGGCGAGCCCATCCTGACGATGATCGCCTCCTTCCACGGGGACGAAGAGGGCTTTGCCCACCAGGCGCCCATGCCGGAGGTGCCAGGCCCGGAGGCGCTGGCCTCGGAGCAGGAGCTGCTGAGCCGCGTGTCCGCCCGCATCCCGGAAGCCCTGCGGGAGAAGTTCCTGGGGGAGAAGCCGATTGAGATCCGGCCCGTGGCGCCGGAGGATCCGTTCAACCCGGAGGCGCAGGCGCCCATCAAGCACGTGTGGTTCCGGGCCAACGGCGACCTGCCGGAGGATCCGCAGGTGCATCGGTACGTGCTGGCCTACGCGTCCGACTTCAACCTCATCAGCACCGCGCTCCTGCCCCACGCGGCCAGCTTCTTCCAGCCCCGCATCCTGGGCGCCAGCCTGGACCATGCCCTGTGGTTCCACGGAGACCTGAAGGTGAGCGACTGGCTGCTGTACTCCATGGACAGCCCGTGGGCGGGCAACGCGCGCGGCCTGTCGCGCGGCAGCGTCTACACGCGTGACGGCCGGCTGGTGGCCTCGGTGGCCCAGGAAGGGCTGCTGCGCATCCGCAAGCCCACGGCCTGA
- a CDS encoding bile acid:sodium symporter family protein, whose product MQSNVFTAVLMPLALAVIMLGLGLTLTLADFKRVIVYPRAILVGLGSQMLVLPVACLLIAHAFRLPPELAVGLMLLAASPGGATANLFSHLARGDVALNITLTAVNSALSLVTLPLIINLSLAHFMDEGRAVPMQFAKIVQVVLIVLGPVSLGMFIRSRSAAVAQRMDKPIRILSTLFLVAVIAASVYTERANALSFFRQVGPAALAFNLVSLGVGYFVPILLRLPRRQAVAIGMEIGIHNGMLAIAIALSPTLLANSTMAIPPAIYSLIMYFTAAAFGFYVSRRYADEQDPAVHRTPTSLPEKVSR is encoded by the coding sequence ATGCAGTCGAATGTATTCACGGCGGTACTCATGCCGCTGGCGCTGGCCGTCATCATGCTCGGGCTTGGCCTGACGCTGACGCTGGCGGACTTCAAGCGGGTCATTGTCTATCCGCGCGCCATCCTGGTGGGCCTCGGCAGCCAGATGTTGGTGTTGCCGGTGGCGTGCCTGCTCATCGCCCACGCTTTCCGTCTACCGCCGGAGCTGGCGGTGGGGCTGATGCTGCTGGCGGCCTCCCCTGGCGGCGCGACGGCGAACCTCTTCAGCCACCTGGCCCGCGGTGACGTGGCGCTCAACATCACGCTGACGGCGGTGAACAGCGCGCTGTCGCTCGTCACGCTGCCGCTCATCATCAACCTGTCGCTGGCGCACTTCATGGACGAGGGCCGCGCGGTTCCCATGCAGTTCGCGAAGATCGTGCAGGTGGTGCTCATCGTGCTGGGGCCGGTGAGCCTGGGCATGTTCATCCGCTCGCGCAGCGCGGCCGTCGCGCAGCGCATGGACAAGCCCATTCGCATCCTGTCCACCCTCTTCCTCGTCGCGGTGATTGCAGCGTCCGTGTACACGGAGCGCGCGAATGCGCTCAGCTTCTTCCGCCAGGTGGGCCCGGCGGCGCTGGCCTTCAACCTGGTGAGCCTCGGGGTGGGCTACTTCGTGCCCATCCTGCTGCGCCTGCCCCGGCGGCAAGCGGTTGCCATTGGCATGGAGATTGGCATTCACAACGGAATGCTTGCGATTGCCATCGCGCTCAGCCCGACGCTGCTGGCGAACTCGACCATGGCCATTCCCCCGGCCATCTACAGCCTCATCATGTACTTCACCGCGGCGGCCTTCGGCTTCTATGTCAGCCGGCGCTACGCGGATGAGCAGGACCCCGCTGTACACCGCACCCCCACGTCACTCCCCGAGAAGGTGTCTCGATGA
- a CDS encoding FKBP-type peptidyl-prolyl cis-trans isomerase, with the protein MKITKDSVVSIDFRLHLGDGKAVDESEPGEPLVYLQGHEEIVPGLEKALEGKSRGDTLQVTVGPDEGYGDYDPEGIEEVPKTEFPEGLELVAGGVLSATDPDGDEVDFFIKEVKADSVLVDFNHPLAGKTLHFEVTVRDVRAATAEELEHGHAHGPHDSH; encoded by the coding sequence ATGAAAATTACCAAGGACAGCGTCGTCTCCATCGATTTCCGCCTCCACCTCGGCGACGGCAAGGCCGTGGACGAGAGCGAGCCGGGGGAGCCGCTCGTCTATCTGCAGGGGCACGAGGAAATCGTCCCGGGCCTGGAAAAGGCGCTTGAGGGCAAGTCGCGTGGTGACACCCTCCAGGTGACGGTGGGTCCCGACGAGGGCTACGGCGACTATGACCCGGAAGGCATCGAGGAAGTCCCGAAGACGGAGTTCCCGGAGGGCCTGGAGCTGGTGGCGGGCGGCGTGCTCAGCGCCACCGACCCGGACGGGGACGAGGTGGACTTCTTCATCAAGGAAGTGAAGGCCGACTCCGTGCTGGTGGACTTCAACCACCCGCTGGCCGGCAAGACGCTGCACTTCGAGGTCACCGTGCGGGACGTCCGCGCCGCGACGGCCGAGGAGCTGGAGCACGGCCACGCCCACGGGCCCCACGACTCTCACTGA
- a CDS encoding ribonuclease H-like domain-containing protein, whose amino-acid sequence MDLKRKLARLTSVGPGGKSPPKPPVAEPQAEPAARADSMPAPAAEAGVPDALAAQLAKLVQARRMEAPSTPAGAESQVARAEGTVEAAAARPVTASPPAAPRDPRIDSLRRMLSDWSERQGLAAARRGTPPPAPPGPLPVESRATAHGTVHISERILSPEHHHGSAPLAAALDVEGPLVASLALHADLAGVDFQRMLFLDTETTGLAGGTGTVPFLVGLAWFEGRSLKVHQLFLRRLGEEAPMLRSLAERMAASSCLVTFNGKSFDWPLLRTRFVLNRVPAPVELPHLDLLHCARRVFKHRGAGTRLVHLEDQVLGFRRVDDVDGSLIPDLYFRYLRGGDGSALTPVLEHNVNDLLLLAALLGELVRRFRAGGADASVPRDADPRDLLGFAGVALRARDYARAQAFARAAAAGDTGAVGIEALALASRLSRKAGDASTAAAHLHQALKTAQGFQAATLHLQLTKLYEHGLKDLARALHHAKLASAAELPVDHHRRILRLETRLARSTRAASLDLGMGSPRSGT is encoded by the coding sequence GTGGACCTCAAGCGCAAGCTGGCGCGCCTGACGAGCGTGGGCCCCGGGGGCAAGTCACCCCCGAAGCCCCCCGTGGCGGAGCCACAGGCCGAGCCCGCCGCGCGCGCTGATTCCATGCCCGCGCCTGCGGCCGAAGCGGGCGTACCCGACGCGCTCGCCGCGCAGTTGGCGAAGTTGGTTCAAGCCCGGCGCATGGAAGCGCCGTCCACGCCCGCCGGCGCGGAATCGCAGGTCGCCCGCGCGGAGGGCACGGTGGAGGCCGCGGCAGCACGCCCCGTCACGGCTTCGCCTCCAGCCGCCCCCCGAGATCCCCGCATCGACAGCCTGCGCCGGATGCTGTCGGACTGGTCGGAGCGTCAGGGTCTGGCCGCCGCGCGCCGGGGCACGCCACCGCCAGCCCCCCCTGGCCCGCTGCCCGTGGAGTCCCGTGCCACGGCCCACGGCACGGTCCACATCTCCGAGCGCATCCTCTCCCCGGAACACCACCACGGCTCCGCGCCTCTCGCCGCGGCCCTGGACGTGGAGGGCCCCCTGGTCGCCAGCCTCGCGCTGCACGCGGACCTGGCGGGCGTGGACTTCCAACGGATGCTCTTCCTGGACACGGAGACCACCGGGCTCGCGGGAGGAACGGGCACCGTGCCATTCCTCGTGGGGCTGGCATGGTTCGAGGGCCGCTCGCTCAAGGTGCACCAGCTCTTCCTGCGGCGCCTGGGAGAAGAGGCCCCCATGTTGCGCTCGCTCGCCGAGCGCATGGCCGCGTCCTCCTGCCTCGTCACCTTCAACGGCAAGAGCTTCGACTGGCCGCTCCTGCGGACGCGCTTCGTCCTCAACCGCGTCCCCGCACCCGTGGAGCTGCCCCACCTGGACCTGCTCCACTGCGCCCGCCGCGTCTTCAAGCACCGGGGCGCCGGCACGCGACTGGTCCACTTGGAAGACCAGGTCCTCGGCTTCCGGCGCGTCGACGACGTGGACGGCTCGCTGATTCCCGACCTGTACTTCCGCTACCTGCGCGGCGGAGACGGCTCGGCGCTGACGCCCGTGCTGGAGCACAACGTCAACGACCTCCTCCTCCTGGCGGCCCTGCTCGGTGAGCTGGTCCGCCGCTTCCGAGCAGGGGGCGCAGACGCCTCCGTGCCCCGGGACGCGGACCCTCGCGACCTGCTCGGCTTCGCGGGCGTGGCGCTCCGGGCCCGCGACTACGCGCGCGCCCAGGCCTTCGCTCGGGCCGCCGCGGCGGGGGACACCGGCGCCGTGGGCATCGAAGCCCTGGCCCTGGCCTCCCGGCTGTCACGCAAGGCGGGTGACGCCTCGACCGCTGCGGCGCACCTGCACCAGGCACTGAAGACCGCCCAGGGCTTCCAGGCCGCGACGCTGCACCTCCAACTCACCAAGCTGTACGAGCATGGCCTCAAGGACCTCGCGCGGGCGCTGCACCACGCGAAGCTGGCCTCGGCGGCGGAGCTGCCCGTGGACCACCACCGCCGAATCCTTCGCCTGGAGACGCGCCTGGCCCGGAGCACCCGAGCGGCCTCGCTGGACCTGGGAATGGGGAGCCCTCGCTCAGGAACCTGA